A stretch of the Paramormyrops kingsleyae isolate MSU_618 chromosome 16, PKINGS_0.4, whole genome shotgun sequence genome encodes the following:
- the LOC111856263 gene encoding S-geranylgeranyl-glutathione receptor P2RY8-like isoform X2 — MFNLHSWSPKCFYFSVIGKIHVQMDSLNNISIQNISASTLEMVTSPILTRAFLPFQMVYHFQGNDWPFGRIMCSISTIVFYCNMNGSILTTCAISLERYLAIVYPLRSRHYRTTRNALLVCVFIWTLVLSVQVPVLYKDITFRVHQLNVTTCFDILPKGLFSHMTLAFLYFGALLLFFFMVPLLVLVGSYASILKTLCSSRHRDTWQSKNQTIGLIVVVMLCFVSCYLPNILLQTLHLVYFAYGRSLYVYYKLSLGLNSLSCCIDPFIYYFASREFRQKLHRKLLCWSHDEATTEARIDLTDLRNTTGETSDRHRML; from the exons ATGTTTAACCTGCACAGTTGGTCACCAAAGTGCTTCTATTTTTCAGTAATTGGGAAGATTCATGTGCAGATGGATTCATTAAATAACATCTCAATTCAGAATATTAGCGCCAGCACTTTAGAGATGGTGACCAGCCCCATCCTGACACG TGCCTTCCTGCCCTTTCAGATGGTCTACCACTTCCAGGGCAATGACTGGCCATTTGGAAGGATTATGTGTAGCATCTCCACCATTGTCTTCTACTGCAACATGAATGGCTCCATCCTGACCACCTGTGCCATTAGCCTGGAGCGCTACTTGGCCATTGTGTACCCGCTGCGCTCGAGACACTATAGGACAACCAGGAACGCCCTTCTGGTTTGTGTGTTCATCTGGACCTTAGTGCTATCAGTCCAGGTGCCTGTGCTGTACAAAGACATCACCTTCCGAGTCCACCAGCTCAATGTCACCACGTGCTTTGACATTCTGCCAAAAGGCCTgttcagtcacatgaccctggCGTTCCTCTACTTTGGTGCCTTGCTTTTGTTCTTCTTCATGGTCCCTCTCCTTGTACTGGTCGGCTCCTATGCCTCCATCCTGAAGACGCTTTGCAGCTCACGGCACAGAGACACGTGGCAGTCAAAGAACCAAACCATTGGTCTCATTGTGGTTGTGATGCTCTGCTTTGTTTCATGTTACCTGCCAAACATCCTGCTTCAGACTTTACACCTAGTCTACTTTGCCTATGGGAGGAGTTTGTATGTTTATTACAAACTTTCTCTGGGCCTCAATAGTTTAAGTTGCTGCATTGACCCATTTATCTATTACTTTGCTTCAAGGGAATTTCGACAGAAACTTCATAGGAAACTCCTCTGTTGGTCACATGATGAAGCAACAACTGAAGCAAGAATTGATTTGACAGATCTGAGGAATACAACTGGGGAAACTTCAGATAGACACAGGATGCTGTAA
- the LOC111856263 gene encoding S-geranylgeranyl-glutathione receptor P2RY8-like isoform X3, with the protein MDSLNNISIQNISASTLEMVTSPILTRAFLPFQMVYHFQGNDWPFGRIMCSISTIVFYCNMNGSILTTCAISLERYLAIVYPLRSRHYRTTRNALLVCVFIWTLVLSVQVPVLYKDITFRVHQLNVTTCFDILPKGLFSHMTLAFLYFGALLLFFFMVPLLVLVGSYASILKTLCSSRHRDTWQSKNQTIGLIVVVMLCFVSCYLPNILLQTLHLVYFAYGRSLYVYYKLSLGLNSLSCCIDPFIYYFASREFRQKLHRKLLCWSHDEATTEARIDLTDLRNTTGETSDRHRML; encoded by the exons ATGGATTCATTAAATAACATCTCAATTCAGAATATTAGCGCCAGCACTTTAGAGATGGTGACCAGCCCCATCCTGACACG TGCCTTCCTGCCCTTTCAGATGGTCTACCACTTCCAGGGCAATGACTGGCCATTTGGAAGGATTATGTGTAGCATCTCCACCATTGTCTTCTACTGCAACATGAATGGCTCCATCCTGACCACCTGTGCCATTAGCCTGGAGCGCTACTTGGCCATTGTGTACCCGCTGCGCTCGAGACACTATAGGACAACCAGGAACGCCCTTCTGGTTTGTGTGTTCATCTGGACCTTAGTGCTATCAGTCCAGGTGCCTGTGCTGTACAAAGACATCACCTTCCGAGTCCACCAGCTCAATGTCACCACGTGCTTTGACATTCTGCCAAAAGGCCTgttcagtcacatgaccctggCGTTCCTCTACTTTGGTGCCTTGCTTTTGTTCTTCTTCATGGTCCCTCTCCTTGTACTGGTCGGCTCCTATGCCTCCATCCTGAAGACGCTTTGCAGCTCACGGCACAGAGACACGTGGCAGTCAAAGAACCAAACCATTGGTCTCATTGTGGTTGTGATGCTCTGCTTTGTTTCATGTTACCTGCCAAACATCCTGCTTCAGACTTTACACCTAGTCTACTTTGCCTATGGGAGGAGTTTGTATGTTTATTACAAACTTTCTCTGGGCCTCAATAGTTTAAGTTGCTGCATTGACCCATTTATCTATTACTTTGCTTCAAGGGAATTTCGACAGAAACTTCATAGGAAACTCCTCTGTTGGTCACATGATGAAGCAACAACTGAAGCAAGAATTGATTTGACAGATCTGAGGAATACAACTGGGGAAACTTCAGATAGACACAGGATGCTGTAA
- the LOC111856263 gene encoding S-geranylgeranyl-glutathione receptor P2RY8-like isoform X1 yields the protein MDSLNNISIQNISASTLEMVTSPILTRWVPGVYLLVFVVSTPCNIVSLWLLCLHTKNRNPTIIFAINLSLTDLIYSAFLPFQMVYHFQGNDWPFGRIMCSISTIVFYCNMNGSILTTCAISLERYLAIVYPLRSRHYRTTRNALLVCVFIWTLVLSVQVPVLYKDITFRVHQLNVTTCFDILPKGLFSHMTLAFLYFGALLLFFFMVPLLVLVGSYASILKTLCSSRHRDTWQSKNQTIGLIVVVMLCFVSCYLPNILLQTLHLVYFAYGRSLYVYYKLSLGLNSLSCCIDPFIYYFASREFRQKLHRKLLCWSHDEATTEARIDLTDLRNTTGETSDRHRML from the coding sequence ATGGATTCATTAAATAACATCTCAATTCAGAATATTAGCGCCAGCACTTTAGAGATGGTGACCAGCCCCATCCTGACACGGTGGGTGCCAGGTGTCTACCTGTTGGTCTTCGTCGTCAGCACACCTTGCAACATTGTCTCCCTGTGGTTACTCTGTCTCCATACCAAAAACAGAAACCCGACCATCATTTTTGCAATTAATCTATCTTTAACCGACCTCATCTACAGTGCCTTCCTGCCCTTTCAGATGGTCTACCACTTCCAGGGCAATGACTGGCCATTTGGAAGGATTATGTGTAGCATCTCCACCATTGTCTTCTACTGCAACATGAATGGCTCCATCCTGACCACCTGTGCCATTAGCCTGGAGCGCTACTTGGCCATTGTGTACCCGCTGCGCTCGAGACACTATAGGACAACCAGGAACGCCCTTCTGGTTTGTGTGTTCATCTGGACCTTAGTGCTATCAGTCCAGGTGCCTGTGCTGTACAAAGACATCACCTTCCGAGTCCACCAGCTCAATGTCACCACGTGCTTTGACATTCTGCCAAAAGGCCTgttcagtcacatgaccctggCGTTCCTCTACTTTGGTGCCTTGCTTTTGTTCTTCTTCATGGTCCCTCTCCTTGTACTGGTCGGCTCCTATGCCTCCATCCTGAAGACGCTTTGCAGCTCACGGCACAGAGACACGTGGCAGTCAAAGAACCAAACCATTGGTCTCATTGTGGTTGTGATGCTCTGCTTTGTTTCATGTTACCTGCCAAACATCCTGCTTCAGACTTTACACCTAGTCTACTTTGCCTATGGGAGGAGTTTGTATGTTTATTACAAACTTTCTCTGGGCCTCAATAGTTTAAGTTGCTGCATTGACCCATTTATCTATTACTTTGCTTCAAGGGAATTTCGACAGAAACTTCATAGGAAACTCCTCTGTTGGTCACATGATGAAGCAACAACTGAAGCAAGAATTGATTTGACAGATCTGAGGAATACAACTGGGGAAACTTCAGATAGACACAGGATGCTGTAA